NNNNNNNNNCCTATCTTCTCGTTGGCCGGTACCTTTACCTCACGGATAAGTCCTCTGAGGACCCCATCAAAAGGAGCCTCTACGGGGGTCTTATTCACATAGGCCACGATGTCACCTTTTTTTACACGATCACCGATCTTCTTATTAACATGCTTTATTGTTCCGGCGTGCGGTGACCGCAACACACGTTCAGTTGTATATCCCATGACAGGCCCGGGAATCCCCGTATGGGCCTCCGTTGACCCTTTGTAAAAGACCCTCCCAAGGTCCTGTCCCCTGTTGCTTTCAACAGCCAGGTGTACGTGAACGGGCGCAGTGAAACCCGGTCCCACACCGATAACAAGGGATGCTTCATCCTTTTTTGTCCCCAGGTTTTTCTTTGCCATAATAGCATCAACGATCACATCGGGTTTCAGGGCAGCTACTGCCTTCCATTTCGGATCTATGAGAACAGCGATCCGTCTCTTCTTCCAGACCGGTTCGATGTCTTTGACCGTATCAACCAGCTCTGCCGTGACACCCTCCACTTTTACCTTGTCTTCGTATACTGTTTCAGAAAATGCTACTGTCCTCCTGACAGTGATGGGTCTTGCGATCTCTGTCATTACTATCTTTGTTATATTTGCCATAAAGAGCCTGTGAGCAATACCGGTCGCCATCTCACCGGCACCCTTTATAAGCACCGTAAGAGAAGGCAGG
This Syntrophorhabdaceae bacterium DNA region includes the following protein-coding sequences:
- the yqeB gene encoding selenium-dependent molybdenum cofactor biosynthesis protein YqeB; this encodes MKKSNRQSAIGNRQLNPNSPLSAPCSLPSLTVLIKGAGEMATGIAHRLFMANITKIVMTEIARPITVRRTVAFSETVYEDKVKVEGVTAELVDTVKDIEPVWKKRRIAVLIDPKWKAVAALKPDVIVDAIMAKKNLGTKKDEASLVIGVGPGFTAPVHVHLAVESNRGQDLGRVFYKGSTEAHTGIPGPVMGYTTERVLRSPHAGTIKHVNKKIGDRVKKGDIVAYVNKTPVEAPFDGVLRGLIREVKVPANEKIG